A single window of Leptolyngbya ohadii IS1 DNA harbors:
- a CDS encoding PPC domain-containing protein, producing the protein MRFDFAAQPSRLREGSLPSRLPSSRSSSAAVLSQDSLRFDFQRSTTRTRSRSSSDFRFIFDRLFQLGGSQTGLKVESASSGRSRLPATVGTATTNAPDLGNLSGNTQFNWSDTVGSTAKDHFFRFTLTRNNRVQLQLGQLSGNADLRLLNIDGQELTRSQRANLSNESIDRRLNAGTYYAQVLSDANTNVNYALRLNTKGNAADGGTTMGTALDAGNLNQMKRTYRNRISNTDPTDMYRFTLTEAGAVNLSLNRLSGDADLLLFNASGDEIAESSKHGRANESVKRQLNAGTYYVKVDSFDEGTTRYTLGMSTEVAGSTANSGAGDFANGSGNNSGNGAGNGSSSNSGNGFGNGNGSGSVTGSLSGAETLSSPVFSRSADVSAADRDDLYQFSLAQGGIFSADLTGTANRAGMRLIRDANNNGAIDPGEVLSTKSNLSAKVNRYLDRGTYFLQVEGDGSPVNYSVKTNFMSAGTNGSVIRITRTGKNSGGFAELQVALERNGKTVDQMLAISGVASKQNFRTGTQSQSGSMEPLPEGYWSLGDVEWASGIKGDYTRSWADPNDGLGPVWISMEPKFSTGRSAIGFHLDNNASRGLAGTVGCVGILNKSDLSRLVSWFDNSAPKLAIVDWSLGTVEV; encoded by the coding sequence ATGCGATTCGATTTTGCTGCTCAACCTTCCCGGCTGCGCGAAGGATCTTTGCCATCCCGTTTACCATCATCTCGGTCATCGTCTGCTGCGGTGCTGAGTCAGGATAGCCTGCGTTTCGACTTCCAGCGATCGACAACTCGAACTCGGTCACGTTCCAGCAGCGACTTCCGGTTTATCTTCGATCGATTGTTTCAGCTTGGCGGATCGCAAACCGGACTCAAGGTGGAATCTGCCAGCTCCGGGCGGAGTCGTCTCCCGGCTACCGTCGGCACTGCCACAACCAATGCTCCCGACCTGGGCAATTTGAGCGGCAACACGCAGTTTAACTGGTCGGATACGGTAGGAAGCACCGCTAAAGATCACTTCTTCCGGTTTACCCTGACGCGAAACAATCGGGTACAGCTTCAGCTCGGACAACTCTCAGGCAACGCTGATCTGCGGCTGTTGAATATTGACGGTCAAGAACTGACGCGATCGCAGCGGGCAAACCTCAGCAATGAATCGATCGATCGTCGCCTGAATGCCGGAACCTACTACGCCCAGGTGCTTAGCGATGCCAATACCAACGTTAACTATGCGCTGAGGCTCAACACCAAGGGGAATGCAGCCGATGGCGGCACGACGATGGGTACGGCACTGGATGCGGGTAATCTAAATCAGATGAAGCGCACCTATCGCAACCGCATCTCGAATACTGACCCAACCGATATGTACCGCTTCACGCTGACAGAAGCCGGAGCGGTCAACTTATCGCTAAATCGGCTCAGCGGCGATGCGGATCTGCTGCTGTTTAATGCGAGCGGTGATGAAATTGCCGAATCCAGCAAGCATGGACGGGCAAACGAATCGGTCAAGCGACAGCTCAATGCAGGAACCTACTACGTAAAAGTAGATTCCTTTGATGAAGGCACAACCCGCTACACGCTAGGAATGTCTACAGAGGTTGCGGGCAGTACGGCGAACAGCGGTGCAGGTGATTTTGCAAACGGTTCTGGCAACAATTCTGGGAATGGAGCTGGCAATGGTTCTAGCAGTAATTCTGGCAATGGTTTTGGGAATGGCAATGGCAGTGGTTCTGTAACGGGTAGCCTGAGCGGAGCAGAAACTCTCTCTTCTCCAGTTTTCTCCCGCAGTGCAGACGTTTCCGCCGCCGATCGCGATGATCTGTATCAGTTTAGCCTTGCTCAGGGGGGTATCTTCTCCGCCGATCTCACGGGGACTGCAAACCGGGCAGGAATGCGGCTGATTCGCGATGCCAATAATAACGGGGCGATCGACCCTGGCGAAGTGCTTTCCACCAAAAGTAATCTATCTGCAAAGGTGAATCGCTACCTCGATCGCGGCACCTATTTCTTGCAGGTCGAAGGCGACGGTAGCCCGGTCAACTACAGCGTCAAAACTAACTTTATGTCCGCCGGAACAAACGGTTCCGTCATTCGCATTACCCGCACAGGCAAAAACTCAGGCGGCTTTGCAGAACTTCAGGTCGCACTGGAGCGCAACGGCAAGACAGTTGATCAAATGCTGGCTATCTCCGGCGTTGCCAGCAAACAGAACTTCCGCACAGGTACTCAGAGCCAATCGGGATCAATGGAACCTCTGCCGGAAGGCTACTGGTCTCTGGGTGACGTGGAATGGGCAAGCGGCATCAAAGGCGACTACACCCGGAGCTGGGCTGACCCGAACGATGGCTTAGGTCCGGTCTGGATTTCAATGGAGCCAAAGTTTTCAACGGGACGCTCCGCGATCGGCTTCCACCTGGACAACAACGCTTCTCGCGGACTGGCAGGCACCGTCGGCTGTGTCGGCATTCTGAATAAATCCGATCTGTCTCGCCTGGTGAGCTGGTTTGACAACAGTGCCCCAAAATTGGCGATCGTGGATTGGAGTTTGGGAACGGTGGAGGTTTGA
- a CDS encoding DUF4112 domain-containing protein: MLSPAAIANRLKNLRRVSYLLDSAIAIPGTKYRIGLDPIIGLIPGGGDTAGLLMSAYIVMEAARLGASKAVLTRMASNIVLETLVGTVPFVGDLFDATWKSNVRNIRLLEDHLQIVPPAHRRQNRAYALLLLLGLLIIFAASLTVSFLLLRQVLQWLAISLGN, from the coding sequence ATGCTGTCCCCTGCCGCTATTGCCAATCGGTTAAAGAATCTTCGACGAGTTAGCTATCTGCTTGATAGTGCGATCGCCATTCCCGGCACCAAATACCGGATTGGGCTTGATCCGATCATTGGGCTAATTCCCGGTGGTGGAGATACGGCAGGGCTGCTAATGTCTGCTTATATTGTGATGGAGGCGGCGCGGCTGGGGGCTTCCAAGGCAGTTTTGACCAGAATGGCATCGAATATTGTGCTGGAAACGCTGGTCGGCACGGTTCCCTTTGTCGGCGACTTGTTTGACGCAACCTGGAAATCCAACGTCCGCAACATCCGCCTGCTGGAAGACCATCTTCAGATTGTCCCGCCTGCCCACCGGAGGCAAAACCGTGCCTATGCTCTGCTGCTTCTGCTGGGACTGCTGATTATTTTTGCGGCTTCTCTCACCGTTTCATTCCTCCTGCTGCGGCAAGTCCTGCAATGGCTGGCAATTAGTTTAGGGAATTAG
- a CDS encoding ABC transporter substrate-binding protein, with the protein MMTSDRKGHKRGHTLHPDHSYLWNLISVILQIDRLPHRLLRTKSTLWLLIRDLIWGLSSLLVGLLIGLLIGLLVGLQPTYAAPNPIRLTLWHGVNPPENREVLQKLVDRFNVAHPEIQVESLYVGQGDQQIPKILAAVVGNAPPNLLWYAPTLTGQLIELEAIEPLDNWWSDFSGGEAVDPALRSSMEWEDRLWSIPFSTNNVGIFYRPSLFAAAGITELPHTWGELRQVAQTLTNPAEGKYGMLLPLGKGEWTVFMWLPFLWSAGGEIGADHLVSPAATQALQFWKDLLDDRSAILSPPERGYELEAFLSGKVAMQLTGPWTLRPLQQSGVDFSVMPIPSQRTPATSIGGENLFLFKTNPAEEQAALQFMEYVLSEDFQTTWAIETGYLPVNLASRQSQTYRNFVAQQSVIQVFLDQAKYGRSRPIFPGYSRLSDALGRAIESVLLDRATPETALQKAEKRLEF; encoded by the coding sequence ATGATGACAAGCGATCGAAAAGGGCACAAGAGGGGTCACACCCTCCACCCGGATCATTCCTATCTCTGGAATTTAATCTCCGTGATTCTACAGATCGATCGCCTGCCGCATAGGCTCTTGCGGACTAAATCTACGCTATGGCTGCTGATCCGGGATCTGATCTGGGGTCTGAGCAGTCTACTGGTTGGATTACTGATCGGATTGCTGATCGGGCTGCTGGTCGGGCTTCAGCCTACCTATGCTGCTCCAAATCCGATTCGTCTGACCCTCTGGCATGGGGTCAACCCGCCGGAAAATCGGGAGGTTTTGCAGAAGCTTGTCGATCGCTTTAATGTCGCCCATCCCGAAATTCAAGTGGAATCCCTCTACGTAGGACAGGGCGATCAGCAGATTCCCAAAATTCTGGCTGCGGTCGTGGGCAATGCGCCGCCCAATCTGCTCTGGTATGCGCCCACCCTCACCGGACAGCTGATCGAGCTAGAGGCGATCGAACCCCTGGACAACTGGTGGTCTGATTTTTCCGGCGGGGAAGCTGTTGATCCTGCCCTCCGATCGTCGATGGAATGGGAGGATCGCCTCTGGTCAATTCCCTTCAGCACCAATAATGTTGGCATTTTCTACCGTCCCAGCCTGTTTGCCGCCGCCGGAATCACTGAACTGCCTCACACCTGGGGAGAACTGCGTCAGGTTGCCCAAACGCTCACGAATCCTGCTGAAGGCAAATATGGGATGCTGCTACCCCTGGGCAAAGGGGAATGGACGGTGTTTATGTGGCTTCCCTTTCTCTGGAGTGCGGGTGGCGAGATTGGGGCAGATCATCTGGTCAGTCCGGCGGCAACTCAGGCACTTCAGTTCTGGAAAGATTTACTGGACGATCGATCGGCGATTCTGTCTCCCCCCGAACGCGGCTACGAGCTGGAGGCATTTCTATCCGGCAAGGTGGCAATGCAGCTCACCGGACCCTGGACACTGCGACCTCTTCAGCAAAGCGGCGTAGATTTTAGCGTGATGCCGATCCCGTCCCAACGGACTCCCGCTACCAGCATCGGCGGCGAAAATCTGTTTCTGTTCAAAACCAATCCCGCAGAAGAACAGGCTGCCCTCCAGTTTATGGAATACGTCCTGAGCGAAGACTTCCAGACCACCTGGGCGATCGAAACCGGATATCTCCCGGTCAATCTGGCTTCCCGACAAAGTCAGACCTACCGAAACTTCGTGGCACAGCAGTCCGTGATTCAGGTTTTCCTCGATCAGGCAAAGTACGGCCGATCGCGCCCCATTTTTCCCGGTTACAGTCGTTTATCGGATGCTTTGGGTCGAGCGATCGAATCAGTCCTGCTGGACAGAGCCACACCGGAAACCGCCCTACAGAAAGCCGAGAAGCGTCTGGAGTTTTGA
- a CDS encoding YkvA family protein, producing the protein MYDWYRNTIRNPKYRWIIILGTLAYLFMPFDFLPDFIPVIGQIDDAVIVTLLFAEVSQLVLDRVRNKGEVSSQASSTTGTSANPVDVNSVPIE; encoded by the coding sequence ATGTACGACTGGTATCGCAACACAATCCGCAATCCGAAATACCGCTGGATCATTATTCTGGGAACGCTGGCTTATTTGTTCATGCCGTTTGATTTTCTGCCGGATTTTATTCCAGTGATTGGACAGATTGATGATGCGGTGATTGTCACGCTGCTGTTCGCGGAAGTTTCCCAGCTTGTTCTCGATCGCGTCAGAAACAAAGGCGAAGTTTCTTCCCAGGCAAGCTCTACGACGGGTACATCCGCCAATCCGGTAGACGTAAATTCTGTGCCGATCGAATAA
- a CDS encoding TetR/AcrR family transcriptional regulator produces MRFSRPSVQPEVETQTRILEAAKKLFARRGYDGTTTRDLAQAAGVAEGTIFRHFESKKAILIEVATQGWVELLTDLLTELSEMGSYKAIAQVMKKRMLNLHKNADLLRVCFLEAQFHPDLRQQIQTDVIVKMTDVAEAFFQTAMDQGIYRRMNPRVVAQIFLGMFTIAGFSQDSIIPEGASPQAFLEMAEGMADIFLNGVLAPEPAR; encoded by the coding sequence ATGCGATTTTCCCGTCCTTCCGTTCAGCCCGAAGTAGAGACCCAAACGCGAATTCTGGAGGCAGCCAAAAAGCTGTTTGCCCGGCGCGGCTACGATGGAACAACAACGCGGGATTTGGCGCAGGCGGCAGGGGTGGCAGAGGGAACCATCTTTCGTCACTTTGAAAGCAAAAAAGCCATTCTGATCGAGGTGGCAACCCAGGGCTGGGTAGAGCTGCTGACCGATCTGCTGACCGAACTGAGCGAAATGGGCAGCTACAAAGCGATCGCCCAGGTGATGAAAAAGCGGATGCTGAACCTGCACAAGAATGCCGATTTGCTGCGGGTCTGTTTTTTGGAAGCACAGTTCCATCCCGATTTGCGGCAGCAGATCCAGACCGATGTGATTGTCAAAATGACGGATGTGGCAGAGGCTTTCTTTCAAACCGCTATGGATCAGGGCATTTATCGCCGCATGAATCCGCGTGTGGTGGCACAGATCTTCCTGGGCATGTTTACGATCGCCGGATTTAGCCAGGATTCGATTATTCCAGAGGGGGCATCGCCGCAGGCATTCCTGGAAATGGCGGAAGGCATGGCAGATATTTTCCTGAATGGGGTTTTGGCACCGGAACCTGCGCGTTAG
- a CDS encoding sodium:solute symporter family transporter, with protein sequence MTVEAIGLMVLLVTAGGFALLGLIHASQQTINLEEYLISRNRFGSGLAFATILASAMGVWILFSVPEVGATSGIAGIVGYGLAQAAPAAIISLIGPRIRQLMPHGHSLNEYVLHRFGNAMYGLTLAIIVFYMFIYLTAELTGIAKAVQIMADVPLGWTALVVITATFLYTTYGGLGATVFTDAVQLVVIVPLLAICAAVAIVSLNGFGAALQPIQVNTPELLSFGYLPGIKFGATLIIAIIAAEMFNQTNWQRIYACRSNATVTRAFFGAAIATVPMLCIAGGLGLIASQFGFTDDRAFFSLMERLEPPVWFLMGVLVLALALVMSTMSSLLNGVASLFTGDLMRLMPHLQTSGLLRASRVITVAIGLPAIGIAAQGFNVLYLFLLADLVCAGAVFPVIYGLYARRLNGTIALWSSVIGIAAGALFFPKPDFTPWTGLPFAGDLLVSFIVPILVSGAIVLIWTAIGSRRNAELFDFSILQTKIQPYRDRVEAVPELTD encoded by the coding sequence ATGACGGTTGAAGCGATCGGACTGATGGTGCTGCTGGTGACGGCAGGCGGCTTTGCGCTGCTGGGGCTGATCCACGCCAGTCAGCAAACGATTAACTTAGAAGAATATTTGATTAGCCGCAATCGATTTGGCAGCGGGCTTGCCTTTGCCACGATTCTGGCTTCCGCGATGGGCGTGTGGATTTTGTTTAGCGTTCCGGAAGTGGGCGCAACCAGCGGCATTGCTGGCATTGTGGGCTATGGGCTGGCACAGGCAGCTCCGGCGGCGATTATTTCGCTGATTGGTCCCCGGATTCGTCAGTTGATGCCCCACGGACATTCGCTGAATGAGTACGTCCTGCATCGCTTTGGCAACGCCATGTATGGGCTAACGCTGGCGATCATCGTGTTCTATATGTTTATTTACCTGACGGCAGAGCTGACCGGAATCGCGAAAGCGGTGCAGATTATGGCGGATGTGCCTTTGGGCTGGACTGCGCTCGTAGTAATTACAGCGACGTTTCTGTACACAACCTACGGGGGGCTGGGCGCGACGGTGTTCACGGATGCGGTGCAGCTCGTCGTGATTGTGCCCTTGCTGGCGATCTGTGCAGCGGTGGCGATCGTCTCCCTGAATGGATTTGGGGCTGCCCTTCAGCCCATTCAAGTCAATACGCCGGAACTGCTGTCGTTTGGCTATCTTCCCGGCATTAAGTTCGGCGCGACGCTCATCATTGCCATTATTGCCGCCGAAATGTTTAACCAGACCAACTGGCAGCGAATCTATGCCTGCCGCAGCAATGCCACTGTGACTCGCGCTTTCTTTGGGGCAGCGATCGCAACAGTGCCGATGCTCTGTATTGCAGGTGGGCTAGGTTTAATCGCCAGCCAGTTTGGCTTCACGGACGATCGCGCCTTCTTCTCGCTGATGGAGCGGCTGGAACCGCCCGTCTGGTTCCTGATGGGGGTGCTGGTGCTGGCACTGGCATTGGTCATGAGTACGATGTCTTCCCTGCTGAACGGCGTTGCCAGTCTGTTTACCGGGGATCTAATGCGACTGATGCCCCATCTGCAAACGAGCGGATTGCTTCGCGCGTCCCGCGTGATTACGGTGGCGATCGGTCTTCCGGCGATCGGAATTGCCGCCCAAGGATTTAACGTTCTGTATCTGTTTCTGCTTGCCGATCTGGTCTGCGCGGGAGCCGTCTTCCCGGTGATCTACGGACTCTATGCCCGTCGGCTAAATGGCACGATCGCCCTCTGGAGTTCGGTGATTGGCATCGCTGCGGGTGCTTTATTCTTCCCCAAACCCGACTTCACTCCCTGGACGGGACTGCCCTTTGCAGGCGATCTGCTGGTGAGCTTTATCGTGCCAATCCTTGTCTCCGGTGCGATCGTGCTGATCTGGACGGCGATCGGCTCCCGGCGAAACGCGGAACTGTTTGACTTTTCGATTCTGCAAACAAAAATTCAGCCCTACCGCGATCGGGTGGAGGCAGTGCCAGAGTTAACGGATTAA
- a CDS encoding CTP synthase has protein sequence MTKFVFVTGGVVSSIGKGIVAASLGRLLKSRDYSVSILKLDPYINVDPGTMSPFQHGEVFVTRDGAETDLDLGHYERFTDTSMSRLNSVTTGSIYQAVINKERRGDYNGGTVQVIPHITNEIKERVIRVANDTNPDVVITEIGGTVGDIESLPFLEAIRQLRKDVGRKNILYIHVTLVPWIPSAGEMKTKPTQHSVKELRSIGIQPDILVCRCDRPLPTGLKEKMSEFCDVPVECVITSPDASSIYEVPLILEREGLAQQAIDLLQLEQRQPDLRQWQTLVDRLHHPKQPLEVAIVGKYVRLNDAYLSVTEALRHAALELGGELNLRWVNSEEVDDSSVDRLLGGVQGIVVPGGFGSRGIDGKIKAIQYAREHKIPFLGLCLGMQCSVIEWARNVAKLTDANSAEFDANCQNPIINLLPEQQDVVDLGGTMRLGLYPCRITPNTLTEKLYGQEVVYERHRHRYEFNNTYRTLFLELGYQISGTSPDGRLVEIVELPGHPFFIATQFHPEFQSRPSQPHPLFRGLVQAAIDSLRPAIDRVESLSVEMTN, from the coding sequence ATGACGAAATTTGTATTTGTGACGGGTGGCGTCGTTTCGAGTATCGGTAAGGGCATTGTGGCGGCGAGCCTGGGGCGGTTGCTCAAGTCGCGGGACTACTCTGTGTCGATTCTCAAGCTCGATCCCTACATCAACGTTGACCCCGGCACGATGAGTCCCTTCCAGCACGGCGAAGTCTTTGTGACGCGGGATGGTGCTGAAACTGACCTGGATTTGGGACACTACGAGCGATTCACCGATACTTCGATGTCGCGGCTCAACAGTGTGACTACGGGTTCGATCTATCAGGCAGTCATCAACAAAGAGCGGCGCGGCGACTACAACGGCGGCACGGTGCAAGTGATTCCCCACATCACCAACGAAATTAAAGAGCGGGTGATTCGCGTTGCCAATGACACTAATCCTGACGTGGTGATTACTGAAATTGGCGGCACGGTGGGCGATATTGAATCCCTGCCCTTCCTGGAGGCAATCCGCCAACTGCGGAAAGATGTGGGGCGCAAAAACATCCTCTATATCCATGTGACGCTGGTGCCCTGGATTCCCTCAGCCGGGGAAATGAAGACCAAGCCCACCCAGCATTCGGTGAAGGAACTGCGATCGATCGGGATTCAGCCAGATATCTTGGTTTGCCGCTGCGATCGTCCCCTGCCCACCGGACTGAAGGAAAAAATGTCCGAGTTCTGCGATGTACCCGTGGAGTGCGTTATTACCTCGCCGGACGCCAGCAGCATTTACGAAGTGCCCCTGATCCTGGAGCGGGAAGGCTTGGCACAGCAGGCAATTGATTTACTCCAGCTCGAACAGCGTCAGCCGGATCTGCGCCAGTGGCAAACCCTGGTCGATCGGCTTCACCACCCGAAGCAGCCCTTGGAAGTGGCGATCGTCGGGAAATACGTGCGGCTCAACGATGCCTATCTTTCAGTCACAGAGGCGTTGCGTCATGCGGCGTTAGAGCTGGGCGGCGAACTGAATCTGCGCTGGGTCAACTCCGAGGAAGTAGACGATAGTTCAGTCGATCGGCTGCTGGGCGGCGTGCAGGGGATTGTGGTGCCGGGGGGCTTTGGCTCACGGGGGATCGACGGCAAAATTAAGGCAATTCAATACGCTCGCGAACACAAGATTCCTTTCCTGGGGCTGTGCCTGGGGATGCAGTGCTCCGTGATTGAATGGGCGCGAAACGTGGCGAAATTGACCGATGCCAACAGTGCCGAATTTGATGCGAATTGTCAGAATCCCATCATCAACCTTTTGCCCGAACAGCAGGACGTGGTGGATCTGGGCGGCACGATGCGCCTGGGACTCTATCCCTGCCGAATTACCCCCAACACCCTGACGGAAAAGCTCTACGGGCAGGAAGTGGTTTACGAGCGGCACCGCCACCGCTACGAGTTCAACAACACCTACCGCACCCTGTTTCTGGAACTGGGCTATCAGATCAGCGGGACATCACCGGATGGTCGGCTGGTAGAAATTGTCGAGCTTCCTGGACATCCGTTCTTTATTGCGACGCAGTTCCATCCAGAGTTTCAGTCGCGTCCCAGTCAGCCCCATCCGCTGTTCCGGGGGCTAGTCCAGGCGGCGATCGATTCCCTGAGACCTGCGATCGATCGCGTAGAATCCCTGAGCGTAGAAATGACGAATTAG
- the cbiB gene encoding adenosylcobinamide-phosphate synthase CbiB translates to MPFASIVLIGAAGLDYWIGDPWGWLHPVQVMGWGIQQYSQWALKLKPPIAQKIAGVGLAIGLISLSGFVGWLIVTGATLLNLWFGIITAIVLLASCFAGRSLRRAAGDVLAPLQAGDLEMARSRLSLYVGRDTADLDEAEIRRAVLETVTENAVDGVLAPLFFALVGSLLPVGAVPLALAYKAASTLDSMVGYREAPYTHLGWCSARLEDYLTWIPCRLTVLTLALLSGQPGRVWQICRRDAPQDPSPNAGWSECAYAVVLGVQVGGKNQYRGVVKNKPLLGDPVYPITVDRIHQAMNWTRRVFLLWLTIGLAAILFPIAVNSLTRGFTA, encoded by the coding sequence ATGCCATTTGCTTCGATCGTTTTAATCGGTGCTGCTGGACTGGATTACTGGATTGGCGATCCGTGGGGGTGGCTGCATCCGGTGCAGGTGATGGGCTGGGGGATTCAGCAGTACAGCCAATGGGCGCTAAAGCTCAAGCCTCCAATCGCTCAAAAAATTGCAGGCGTGGGACTGGCGATCGGGCTGATTAGCCTTAGCGGATTCGTGGGCTGGTTAATTGTGACGGGTGCAACGCTGCTAAATCTCTGGTTTGGAATCATAACGGCGATCGTATTGCTGGCAAGCTGTTTTGCGGGGCGGAGTTTAAGACGGGCGGCAGGGGATGTGCTGGCTCCGCTTCAGGCGGGTGATCTGGAAATGGCACGATCGCGGCTCAGCCTCTACGTGGGACGAGATACGGCAGACCTGGACGAAGCGGAAATCCGGCGGGCGGTGCTGGAAACGGTGACGGAAAATGCGGTGGATGGGGTGCTGGCTCCTTTGTTTTTTGCCTTGGTGGGGTCGCTATTGCCCGTTGGAGCGGTTCCGCTGGCGCTGGCTTACAAGGCGGCGAGTACGCTGGATTCAATGGTGGGCTACCGGGAGGCTCCCTATACGCATCTGGGCTGGTGCAGTGCGCGACTGGAGGATTACCTGACCTGGATTCCCTGCCGTCTGACGGTGCTGACGCTGGCGCTGCTGTCGGGTCAACCGGGGAGGGTCTGGCAAATTTGCCGTCGGGATGCGCCGCAAGATCCGAGTCCGAACGCAGGCTGGAGCGAATGTGCCTATGCGGTGGTGCTGGGCGTACAGGTGGGCGGCAAAAATCAGTATCGCGGCGTGGTTAAGAACAAACCTTTGTTAGGCGACCCCGTTTATCCCATCACCGTCGATCGCATTCACCAGGCAATGAACTGGACAAGGCGAGTATTTCTCCTGTGGCTGACGATCGGTTTAGCTGCAATTCTGTTTCCGATCGCGGTAAACTCTCTCACTCGTGGATTTACAGCTTAA
- a CDS encoding ABC transporter ATP-binding protein, with the protein MRGTSPVVASEQKGHQQISTLHRFLQYLRPYRKEIPIALLLVATGAASLSLGPFLIGWSIDHLISTGNLRGLMLMLAGLAGIYFLGVVAIRGQIIRVGWIMQRLLGQLRQDIFNKIQSLPISFFDRSEAGDLMSRLLNDVNTVNQAFGQTIAQMLGNLFSLVGIVIAMLAIDWRLGLLSNLFVPLMILTTGLFARWARSKFRVTRQTIGDLSTKLEEDITSVREAQAFNRVQLNIEEFESLNAANRDANVEAVAITAAFLPSIDFLNTLATAGVLAYGGYLAVQGEITVGTVTSFLLYVQQFFRPIQILSQFYTQAQSALAGLERIFLLLDEPSQLQDAPDAIEMPPIQGEVKFENVQFGYKPDQLVLKGVNLQAEPGQMIALVGQTGAGKSTIINLILRFYDVTGGAVKVDDIDVRRVTQASLRRQIGIVLQDNILFGGTVADNIAFGKPHASQAEIEAAAQLANVHEFITSLPEGYMTRLGERGAPLSQGQRQLVSIARAVLIDPRILILDEATSSIDTRTEALVQEAIARLLKNRTSFVIAHRLSTVTQADQVLVVQQGQIVERGTHAELMQQRGVYANLYALQLGTTPVSA; encoded by the coding sequence ATGAGAGGGACTTCCCCCGTCGTGGCATCTGAACAAAAAGGACATCAGCAGATTTCAACCCTGCATCGCTTTTTGCAGTATCTTCGTCCTTACCGGAAAGAAATTCCGATTGCGCTGCTCCTGGTCGCTACCGGGGCGGCTTCGCTGTCTTTGGGACCCTTTTTGATTGGTTGGTCAATCGATCATTTGATTTCGACCGGGAATTTGCGCGGACTGATGCTGATGCTGGCGGGTCTGGCGGGCATTTATTTCCTGGGTGTGGTAGCAATTCGGGGGCAAATCATCCGCGTCGGATGGATTATGCAGCGGCTCCTGGGACAGTTGCGGCAGGATATTTTTAACAAGATTCAGTCTTTGCCGATCAGCTTTTTCGATCGTAGTGAAGCCGGGGATTTAATGAGTCGTCTGCTCAACGATGTGAATACGGTAAATCAGGCATTCGGACAAACGATCGCCCAAATGCTGGGCAACCTGTTCAGCCTGGTGGGCATTGTGATTGCGATGCTGGCGATCGACTGGCGGCTGGGACTGTTGAGCAATCTGTTTGTGCCGCTGATGATTTTGACGACGGGGCTGTTTGCTCGCTGGGCAAGGTCTAAATTTCGGGTGACCCGACAGACGATCGGCGACCTTTCGACCAAATTAGAGGAAGATATCACCAGCGTTCGCGAAGCGCAGGCATTTAATCGGGTACAGCTCAATATCGAAGAGTTTGAAAGCCTGAACGCGGCAAACCGGGATGCCAATGTGGAAGCCGTGGCAATTACGGCAGCATTTCTTCCGTCGATCGATTTTCTCAATACCCTGGCGACCGCAGGTGTCCTGGCGTATGGCGGCTATCTGGCAGTGCAGGGCGAGATTACCGTGGGCACAGTGACCTCCTTTTTGCTGTACGTGCAGCAGTTCTTTCGCCCGATTCAAATCCTCAGCCAGTTCTATACCCAGGCACAGTCGGCTCTGGCGGGACTGGAGCGAATCTTCCTGCTGCTGGATGAGCCGTCTCAGTTGCAAGATGCGCCGGATGCGATCGAGATGCCGCCGATTCAGGGAGAAGTCAAGTTTGAGAATGTACAGTTTGGCTACAAACCAGATCAGCTGGTGCTAAAAGGCGTCAACTTGCAGGCGGAGCCAGGACAGATGATTGCGCTGGTAGGGCAAACGGGAGCCGGGAAAAGCACGATTATTAACCTGATTCTGCGCTTCTATGATGTGACGGGCGGCGCAGTGAAGGTTGACGACATTGATGTCCGACGGGTGACTCAGGCAAGCCTGCGGCGGCAGATCGGGATTGTGCTGCAAGACAATATTCTGTTTGGCGGTACGGTGGCAGATAACATCGCCTTCGGGAAACCCCACGCCTCCCAGGCAGAAATCGAGGCAGCGGCACAGCTTGCGAACGTGCATGAATTCATTACCTCACTGCCAGAGGGCTATATGACGCGATTGGGCGAACGGGGCGCACCCCTCAGTCAGGGGCAGCGACAGTTGGTAAGTATTGCCCGTGCTGTATTAATCGATCCACGCATTCTGATTCTGGACGAAGCCACCAGCAGCATCGATACCCGCACAGAAGCTTTAGTACAGGAGGCGATCGCCCGTCTCCTAAAAAATCGCACCAGTTTTGTGATCGCCCACCGTTTGAGTACCGTCACCCAGGCGGATCAGGTACTTGTGGTGCAGCAGGGACAAATTGTGGAGCGGGGCACCCATGCCGAACTGATGCAGCAGCGGGGGGTTTATGCCAATCTGTATGCCCTCCAGCTGGGTACGACTCCGGTGAGTGCTTAG